In Lycium ferocissimum isolate CSIRO_LF1 chromosome 11, AGI_CSIRO_Lferr_CH_V1, whole genome shotgun sequence, a single genomic region encodes these proteins:
- the LOC132037414 gene encoding major pollen allergen Ole e 6-like translates to MEASKKLVAVFLICIVMFSSSVHGESNAEKIKEAFKTVANEYTVCYNDCHKECSDAGFGYTHCEMKCDEDCTAKLIKERIEKMKN, encoded by the exons atggaggCATCAAAGAAGCTTGTTGCAGTGTTTCTCATTTGCATTGTTATGTTTTCATCATCTGTTCATGGAGAAAGTAACgcagaaaaaattaaagaagcaTTTAAAACTGTGGCAAATGAATATACAGTTTGCTACAATGATTGCCACAAGGAATGCTCCGATGCAGGATTTGGATACACTCATTGCGAGATGAAGTGTGACGAAGATTGCACCGCGAAGTTGATTAAAG AAAGAATTGAGAAAATGAAGAATTGA